The following are encoded together in the Ascochyta rabiei chromosome 19, complete sequence genome:
- a CDS encoding chitin synthase I → MSGYNRLDEDRYEMDPRRPGPGRTPSPGRPLAGYQLEDNYGSHAGPLEIPMGPTMTHPAASGDRLPLQPSYSVENMPYAGGDYHDEYDPRPQRHDSDYSLDPQAHHDAYYTQPYDPTLHDGSPHQGYGTQPDHYWQDEQDGRPMLAGANSYGPDPHDLEEQDPENPFHDEPIQHYPSPAPIKRWKTVKEVQLFKGNLVLDCPIPPRLLNQVPHAQPPERDEFTHMRYSAATCDPADFDAERFTLRQKLFAKPRHTELFIVVTMYNEEDELFARTMMGVIKNIEYMNSRTNSKTWGKDAWKKIVVCVVSDGRAKINPRTRAVLAGLGVYQDGIAKQQVNGKDVTAHIYEYTTQMTLDIKKGVVGVKKGNTPVQMLFCLKEKNQKKINSHRWFFQAFGTVLDPNICVLIDAGTKPGKDSIYHLWKAFDLEPMCAGACGEIKAMFHGKKLLNPLVATQNFEYKMSNILDKPLESAFGFITVLPGAFSAYRYVALQNDKTGQGPLEKYFAGEKMHGANAGIFTANMYLAEDRILCFELVSKRNCHWILQYVKSANGETDVPTTMAEFIGQRRRWLNGSFFAAVYALAHSFDIFRSDHSVIRKMMFLVEFVYQTISMIFAWFALGNFFLVFRILTASLATEIGTAGKVLFVVFEWLYIGVLITCFILSLGNRPQGSNKWYMSMVYFWCIIMTYLMFASIYITVRSIQEQIKTNHGFNFADIFKDQIFFTLIVSLASTYLMWFVVSILFLDPWHMFTSFIQYLLLTPTYINILNVYAFCNTHDITWGTKGDDKPEKLPSVTTKADGKADIQAPTDDADLNTMYENELRVFSTKWKEEKKVQSATDKQEDYYKGFRSGVVLFWMFCNLVLTALVLQSGGLEITVQDPDEQAAKQNQVAAIYLGVVLWSVAGLAAFRFIGAIWFLVVRMFRGV, encoded by the exons ATGTCTGGCTACAACCGATTAG ACGAGGACCGCTACGAGATGGATCCACGCCGCCCAGGTCCCGGCAGAACGCCCTCTCCAGGACGCCCACTTGCTGGCTACCAGCTCGAGGACAACTATGGCTCGCACGCCGGCCCGCTCGAGATCCCCATGGGACCCACCATGACCCATCCAGCGGCTTCAGGCGACAGACTCCCTCTGCAACCGAGT TACTCGGTAGAGAACATGCCCTATGCTGGAGGCGATTACCACGACGAATACGACCCACGACCGCAACGACACGACAGCGACTACTCGCTCGACCCGCAAGCCCACCACGATGCCTACTACACCCAGCCCTATGATCCCACACTGCACGACGGGAGCCCGCACCAAGGGTACGGCACCCAGCCGGACCATTACTGGCAGGACGAGCAGGACGGCAGGCCCATGTTGGCAGGCGCCAACTCGTACGGCCCAGATCCACACGATCTGGAAGAGCAGGATCCTGAGAATCCGTTCCACGACGAGCCCATCCAGCATTATCCGAGCCCAGCACCTATCAAGCGATGGAAGACTGTCAAGGAAGTCCAGCTGTTCAAGGGCAACTTGGTGCTCGATTGCCCAATTCCCCCGCGACTTCTCAACCAGGTCCCACATGCACAGCCCCCCGAGCGTGACGAGTTCACACATATGCGCTACTCGGCCGCCACCTGCGATCCTGCAGACTTCGACGCAGAGCGCTTTACCCTGCGCCAGAAGCTCTTCGCAAAGCCTAGGCATACGGAGCTGTTCATCGTCGTGACCATGTACAACGAAGAGGACGAGCTGTTTGCGCGAACGATGATGGGCGTAATCAAGAACATCGAATACATGAACTCGCGAACCAACAGCAAGACGTGGGGCAAGGACGCGTGGAAGAAGATTGTAGTGTGCGTCGTCAGCGATGGACGTGCCAAGATCAACCCGCGAACAAGAGCCGTGCTAGCAGGTCTTGGTGTGTACCAGGACGGCATCGCCAAGCAGCAAGTCAACGGCAAGGATGTAACTGCGCATATTTACGAG TACACCACACAAATGACGCTTGACATCAAGAAGGGTGTAGTCGGCGTCAAGAAGGGCAACACGCCTGTGCAGATGCTCTTCTGTCTAAAGGAAAAGAACCAGAAGAAGATCAACTCGCATCGATGGTTCTTCCAGGCGTTTGGCACCGTCCTGGACCCCAACATCTGTGTTCTTATCGATGCTGGAACGAAGCCCGGAAAGGACTCCATCTACCATCTCTGGAAAGCTTTCGACCTCGAGCCCATGTGCGCAGGCGCTTGCGGTGAGATCAAGGCTATGTTCCATGGCAAGAAGCTTCTGAACCCACTTGTGGCGACGCAGAACTTCGAGTACAAGATGAGTAACATTTTGGATAAGCCGCTGGAATCAGCCTTCGGTTTCATTACTGTGCTTCCTGGTGCCTTCTCTGCCTATCGCTATGTTGCGCTCCAGAACGACAAGACCGGACAAGGACCACTGGAGAAGTATTTCGCTGGTGAGAAGATGCACGGTGCGAACGCCGGTATCTTCACAGCCAACATGTACCTCGCCGAGGACCGTATTCTCTGCTTCGAGTTGGTCTCCAAGAGGAACTGCCACTGGATTCTGCAATACGTCAAGTCTGCCAACGGTGAGACCGATGTACCGACGACAATGGCAGAGTTTATTGGTCAGCGTCGTCGTTGGCTCAACGGTTCCTTCTTCGCTGCTGTCTACGCCCTGGCCCACTCTTTCGACATCTTCCGCAGCGACCACTCGGTCATCCGCAAGATGATGTTCCTCGTTGAATTCGTCTACCAGACCATCAGCATGATCTTCGCCTGGTTTGCCCTCGGTAACTTCTTCCTGGTCTTCCGCATTCTCACCGCTTCCTTGGCTACTGAAATCGGTACGGCCGGTAAAGTCTTGTTCGTCGTCTTCGAGTGGCTTTACATTGGTGTGCTGATAACGTGTTTCATCTTATCACTCGGGAATCGACCGCAAGGATCAAACAAGTGGTACATGTCTATGGTATACTTCTGGTGTATCATTATGACATACCTCATGTTCGCATCCATCTACATCACAGTCCGGTCGATCCAGGAGCAGATCAAAACGAACCACGGCTTCAATTTTGCAGACATCTTCAAGGACCAGATCTTCTTCACCCTGATCGTATCATTGGCCTCGACGTATCTCATGTGGTTCGTCGTTTCGATCTTGTTCTTGGACCCATGGCATATGTTCACCTCGTTCATTCAGTACCTGCTGTTGACACCGACGTATATCAACATCCTTAACGTCTACGCGTTCTGCAACACGCACGACATCACCTGGGGAACAAAGGGAGACGACAAACCCGAGAAGTTGCCTTCAGTCACCACTAAAGCCGACGGAAAAGCCGACATTCAGGCTCCAACTGACGATGCTGATCTAAATACGATGTACGAGAACGAACTTCGCGTCTTCAGCACAAAGtggaaagaagagaagaaggtccAGTCGGCAACGGACAAGCAAGAAGACTATTACAAGGGCTTCCGATCTGGTGTCGTTCTATTCTGGATGTTCTGTAATCTGGTCTTGACCGCCCTTGTGCTACAGTCTGGTGGCCTGGAAATAACAGTTCAGGATCCAGATGAGCAAGCTGCCAAGCAGAACCAAGTCGCGGCCATCTACTTGGGAGTTGTCTTGTGGAGTGTCGCTGGTCTGGCGGCGTTCCGTTTCATTGGAGCCATATGGTTCCTGGTAGTACGCATG TTCCGAGGTGTGTGA